In a genomic window of Planctomicrobium piriforme:
- the polX gene encoding DNA polymerase/3'-5' exonuclease PolX: MHNLEIANRLEETASLLELQEANAFRVRAYRNAARTIGDLSEAVAEMVGENPEDLKNLSGVGKDIAAKIVQLVREGSFPLLAELRAQFPAGLLQIMHLPGLGPKKAALLHKELGIQNAEELKAAAVAGKVAELKGFGKKTEQTILASLEQFDRFGQRVLISEARAAAERILHDLELLPGVAQAAIAGSCRRRLETCGDLDLLVTSADAEGAMAALAQHDLVESVLAKGPTKQRVRLRDGLELDLRVVPEESFGAALQYFTGSKEHNIVIRRRATERGLKLNEYGLFDGETAVAGRTEAEIYEAVGLPWIPPELRENRGEIELAEQNALPDLLKLEDIQADLHMHTTASDGTASIREMIEAARERGRKYIAITDHSKRVSMANGLDATRLRKHWAEIRKIREEYSDIDVLLGVECDILENADLDLEDDVLAEADWVLAVLHYGLKQPREQIMLRLLNAIRNPHVCAIGHPSGRMVGRRAGADIHYPDLFKAAADHGVMLEINANPHRLDLDDLQAHAAREHGIPIVINTDAHSTAGMDVMEYGVDQARRAGLTKKDVANTRSLKQFQRLLRTRS; encoded by the coding sequence ATGCACAATCTTGAAATCGCAAATCGTCTCGAAGAAACTGCCTCGCTGCTCGAACTGCAGGAGGCGAATGCCTTTCGCGTCAGGGCGTACCGCAATGCCGCGCGAACCATCGGAGATCTCTCTGAAGCGGTCGCTGAAATGGTCGGGGAGAACCCGGAGGACTTGAAGAACTTGTCGGGAGTTGGGAAGGACATTGCGGCCAAGATTGTGCAACTGGTTCGTGAGGGTTCTTTCCCGCTGCTGGCCGAACTGCGAGCACAGTTTCCGGCCGGGCTGCTGCAGATCATGCATCTGCCGGGGCTAGGCCCCAAGAAAGCCGCGCTGCTGCATAAGGAACTCGGAATTCAAAACGCCGAAGAATTGAAAGCAGCCGCGGTGGCCGGCAAAGTTGCCGAACTCAAGGGCTTTGGCAAGAAGACCGAGCAGACGATTCTGGCGTCGCTCGAACAGTTCGACCGTTTCGGGCAACGGGTACTCATCTCGGAAGCCAGGGCCGCCGCAGAACGCATTCTGCATGATCTGGAACTGTTGCCCGGCGTCGCGCAGGCGGCCATTGCCGGGAGTTGTCGACGTCGGTTGGAAACGTGCGGGGATCTCGACCTGCTGGTGACGTCGGCTGATGCCGAAGGAGCGATGGCAGCACTCGCACAGCACGACCTGGTGGAGAGCGTGCTTGCTAAAGGGCCGACGAAGCAACGGGTGCGACTGCGGGATGGTCTGGAGCTGGATCTGCGAGTCGTGCCAGAGGAGTCATTCGGCGCCGCGCTGCAATACTTCACTGGTTCCAAGGAACACAACATCGTCATTCGCCGCCGCGCCACCGAACGTGGACTCAAGCTCAACGAGTATGGCCTGTTCGACGGCGAAACCGCCGTGGCAGGCCGGACCGAAGCCGAGATCTACGAAGCGGTCGGGCTCCCCTGGATTCCTCCGGAACTGCGGGAGAATCGCGGAGAAATCGAACTGGCCGAACAGAATGCGCTGCCTGACCTGTTGAAGCTGGAGGACATTCAGGCCGACCTGCACATGCACACGACGGCGTCCGACGGCACCGCTTCCATTCGTGAAATGATTGAGGCCGCACGCGAACGGGGCAGGAAGTACATCGCCATCACCGATCACTCCAAACGGGTGTCGATGGCCAACGGCCTGGATGCGACGCGGCTGCGGAAACACTGGGCGGAGATTCGGAAGATCCGGGAAGAGTATTCCGACATCGACGTGCTGCTGGGGGTCGAGTGCGACATTCTCGAAAACGCCGACCTGGACCTGGAAGATGACGTGCTGGCGGAAGCGGACTGGGTGCTGGCGGTGCTGCATTACGGTCTCAAGCAGCCCCGCGAGCAGATCATGCTGCGGCTGCTGAATGCGATTCGGAATCCGCATGTCTGCGCCATCGGCCACCCCAGCGGAAGAATGGTCGGCCGCCGGGCCGGCGCGGATATCCACTATCCGGACTTGTTCAAAGCGGCTGCCGATCATGGGGTGATGCTGGAGATCAATGCGAATCCGCACCGTCTCGACCTGGATGATCTGCAGGCGCATGCCGCGCGGGAGCATGGCATTCCGATTGTGATCAACACCGACGCCCATTCGACGGCCGGCATGGACGTGATGGAGTACGGCGTCGACCAGGCCCGACGGGCCGGACTGACGAAAAAAGACGTCGCCAACACGCGGAGTCTGAAGCAGTTTCAACGGTTGTTGAGAACGCGGAGTTGA
- a CDS encoding DUF1501 domain-containing protein → MQHITIPQSRREFLAKSGAGFGAVAFTGLQAQYARAAVELPKPKATIGTQAHFAPTAKSVIFLFMEGGPSHIDLFDPKPELNRLAGQHLPESFGTVITAMGEFHAPLLASKRKWQQHGECGAWVSDWLPYTAQCVDDMAIIRSCWADGINHSAGVCQMNTCSILGGRPSLGSWVTYGLGSENQNLPAYVVMQDNRSSVVNGPRNWSAGFMPAVYQGIHLQEGAQPVPNLNTPEGISSAEQQGKLNLLNTLNRSYAMQHPQQSELDARIRSYELAFRMQAEAPEAVDLSQETAATNALYGLDQKDTEGFGRLCLLSRRLVERGVRFVQLYHGAGSKWDAHKGIEPNHSKLCAAMDKPVAGLLKDLKQRGLLDETLVIWGGEFGRTPMSEQGDGRDHNPTGFTMWMAGGGVKGGQTIGTTDELGLRAVEDRLHVHDLHASILHLLGLSNMDLTYFHKGRPERPTVNEGAFFKKLVTG, encoded by the coding sequence ATGCAGCACATCACCATTCCGCAGTCGCGTCGCGAGTTTCTCGCCAAGAGCGGCGCCGGCTTTGGCGCGGTCGCCTTCACCGGCCTTCAGGCACAATACGCCCGAGCCGCCGTCGAACTTCCCAAGCCGAAGGCCACCATCGGCACTCAGGCTCATTTTGCGCCGACCGCCAAGAGCGTCATCTTCCTGTTCATGGAAGGGGGTCCCAGCCACATCGATCTGTTCGACCCCAAGCCTGAACTCAACCGTCTGGCCGGCCAGCACCTGCCGGAGAGCTTCGGCACCGTGATCACAGCGATGGGCGAGTTTCACGCTCCGCTACTGGCATCAAAACGCAAATGGCAACAGCACGGCGAGTGCGGCGCCTGGGTCTCCGACTGGCTCCCCTACACGGCCCAGTGCGTCGATGACATGGCCATTATCCGCTCCTGCTGGGCCGACGGCATCAATCACTCCGCCGGCGTCTGCCAGATGAACACCTGCTCGATCCTTGGCGGTCGCCCCTCCCTCGGAAGTTGGGTCACCTATGGTCTCGGTAGCGAAAATCAAAATCTCCCCGCTTATGTGGTGATGCAGGACAACCGCAGTTCCGTCGTGAACGGCCCCCGCAACTGGAGCGCCGGCTTCATGCCTGCCGTTTACCAGGGGATTCATCTACAGGAAGGCGCGCAGCCGGTCCCCAATCTCAACACTCCGGAGGGCATCAGTTCTGCCGAGCAGCAGGGAAAGCTAAATCTCCTCAACACTCTGAACCGCTCGTACGCCATGCAGCACCCGCAGCAGAGCGAACTCGACGCCCGTATTCGCAGTTATGAACTCGCTTTTCGGATGCAGGCAGAAGCGCCCGAAGCGGTCGACCTCTCGCAGGAAACCGCCGCTACGAACGCCCTCTATGGCCTCGATCAGAAAGACACCGAAGGCTTCGGCCGTCTCTGTCTGCTCTCGCGCCGGCTCGTCGAGCGCGGCGTGCGGTTCGTTCAGCTTTACCACGGGGCAGGCAGCAAATGGGATGCACATAAAGGGATCGAACCCAACCATTCCAAGCTCTGCGCCGCAATGGATAAGCCGGTCGCAGGTCTCCTTAAAGACCTCAAGCAGCGCGGGCTGCTCGACGAAACCCTCGTCATCTGGGGGGGCGAATTCGGCCGCACCCCGATGTCAGAACAAGGGGATGGCCGCGACCATAACCCGACCGGCTTCACCATGTGGATGGCCGGCGGCGGAGTGAAGGGGGGTCAGACCATCGGCACCACCGACGAACTTGGCCTCCGCGCCGTGGAAGACCGCCTGCATGTACACGATCTCCACGCGAGCATCCTGCACCTGCTCGGCCTGTCCAACATGGACCTGACCTACTTCCACAAAGGCCGCCCCGAGCGCCCCACCGTCAACGAAGGCGCCTTCTTCAAAAAGCTGGTCACCGGCTGA
- a CDS encoding class I SAM-dependent methyltransferase, translating to MSEGSGINVTTGQLNLIARRYGVFTGSSLLDVGCGDGAWVSQLRKRSLAVQGLEERQQASAAPVDGIAVGSPAATVPGAAQSFDRVLFRGTSVRQATAFQPELMIALANLGSVLKPHGRLLIPVAADNQTEIEKWQSMLSIFPGSIRVRQLSSGIAAYLTLAFLFGGNHRVTVVDLNVQDKQVSRLEWHRLAREAVMQRMRKNEAA from the coding sequence ATGTCTGAAGGATCGGGAATCAACGTCACCACTGGCCAGCTCAATCTCATTGCCAGACGCTACGGCGTCTTCACCGGCAGTTCGTTACTGGATGTCGGTTGCGGCGACGGCGCCTGGGTCTCCCAGTTGCGAAAACGCAGCCTCGCCGTGCAAGGGCTCGAAGAGCGCCAGCAAGCGTCCGCTGCCCCTGTCGATGGCATCGCCGTCGGCTCACCAGCCGCCACCGTGCCGGGCGCGGCTCAGTCCTTCGATCGCGTGCTGTTCCGCGGAACCAGCGTGCGTCAGGCGACGGCATTCCAACCGGAACTCATGATTGCACTCGCAAATCTCGGCTCCGTCCTCAAGCCGCATGGCCGGCTGCTAATTCCGGTGGCTGCCGACAATCAGACCGAGATCGAGAAGTGGCAGTCGATGCTGTCGATATTTCCCGGCTCGATTCGCGTGCGGCAACTCAGTTCAGGCATCGCCGCTTACCTGACGCTGGCGTTTCTGTTCGGCGGAAACCACCGCGTCACCGTCGTCGACCTGAATGTGCAGGACAAACAGGTCTCCCGACTGGAATGGCACCGCCTCGCCCGTGAAGCAGTCATGCAGCGGATGCGCAAGAACGAAGCTGCATGA
- a CDS encoding metal ABC transporter ATP-binding protein, translated as MFSAPTSTPNSTPEPRAASPLSISDLTVAYQRRPVVWDVDYVAPEGKLIAIIGPNGAGKSTLIKACLDLVPHVSGKVEFFGQPYRKVRDRVAYVPQRTSVDWDFPVSALDVTAMGLYRKIGWCRWVTKKYREQALQALERVGMADFAGRQIRQLSGGQQQRVFLARALAQAADLYLMDEPFAGVDAATERAIVKLLQELRSAGKTALVVHHDLQTVPQYFDHVLLLNLRLVASGPTTTAFTAENLKRTYGGKLSLLDQVGARIAGQ; from the coding sequence ATGTTTTCCGCTCCGACGTCGACTCCGAATTCCACCCCCGAGCCCCGCGCGGCGTCACCGCTGTCGATCAGCGATCTGACGGTCGCCTACCAGCGTCGACCGGTGGTCTGGGATGTCGATTATGTCGCACCGGAAGGCAAGCTGATTGCCATTATCGGGCCCAATGGCGCCGGCAAAAGCACGCTGATTAAGGCCTGCCTGGACTTGGTGCCGCATGTCTCCGGCAAGGTGGAGTTCTTCGGGCAACCGTATCGCAAGGTGCGCGATCGGGTCGCTTATGTGCCGCAGCGGACGAGCGTCGACTGGGACTTCCCGGTCAGTGCGCTCGACGTCACCGCGATGGGGCTCTATCGCAAAATCGGCTGGTGCCGCTGGGTGACGAAGAAATATCGCGAACAGGCCCTGCAGGCACTCGAACGAGTCGGCATGGCAGACTTCGCCGGGCGGCAGATCCGACAACTCTCCGGGGGACAGCAGCAACGGGTCTTTCTCGCCCGGGCACTCGCGCAGGCGGCAGACCTGTACCTGATGGATGAACCGTTTGCCGGAGTGGATGCGGCCACGGAACGGGCGATTGTGAAATTGCTGCAAGAACTGCGAAGCGCCGGCAAGACGGCGCTTGTGGTCCATCACGATCTGCAGACGGTGCCGCAGTATTTCGACCATGTGCTGCTGCTCAATCTCCGGCTCGTTGCTTCGGGGCCAACGACGACGGCGTTCACGGCAGAGAATCTCAAACGGACGTACGGGGGGAAACTCTCCTTGCTGGATCAAGTGGGAGCCCGCATCGCGGGACAATGA
- a CDS encoding DUF1501 domain-containing protein, which translates to MPHSVEIPSLANFSRRDFLAVGGAGVVGLSLRDALAARPGKTGAVIQIVLNGGASHLETFDPKPHAPREIRGPLHSIQTRIPSVRFSECLPRLAERADQLVIVRSLFHDAAPIHRTGLQLLQAGSLVTRKKSPPQIGLVLEQSLKPRRRAAVSVELGRDIDAEEAQHLTRPEDLRDRGQPVPDFNDASPRARDAYGATRFGEQLWTAARLIERGSQYLLVNTFDQIEGQRTWDAHGDPQIGPATVFDYRDSLGPQFDLALAALIDDLQSSGLWQQTLIICAGEMGRTPKVNEEGGRDHWTRAWSGLLAGGMLSGGQVIGETDEHGEEVLSDPMPVSQLPFMALQFLGLNSETHAESLATTRLAPPLAEKA; encoded by the coding sequence ATGCCCCATTCTGTTGAGATCCCCTCGCTCGCAAACTTCTCCCGCCGCGACTTTCTGGCCGTCGGCGGAGCCGGAGTCGTGGGACTGTCGTTACGCGATGCACTCGCCGCCCGACCAGGCAAGACCGGGGCCGTCATCCAGATTGTGCTCAATGGCGGCGCGAGCCATTTGGAGACCTTCGACCCCAAGCCGCACGCCCCGCGTGAAATTCGCGGCCCTCTCCATTCGATTCAGACGAGGATTCCTTCCGTCCGTTTCTCCGAATGCCTGCCGCGACTGGCCGAACGGGCGGACCAACTGGTGATTGTGCGTTCGCTGTTTCACGATGCCGCTCCCATCCACCGGACCGGCCTGCAACTCCTGCAGGCCGGCAGCCTCGTCACCCGTAAGAAATCACCCCCGCAGATCGGACTCGTGCTAGAACAATCGCTGAAGCCCCGCCGAAGAGCGGCTGTCTCCGTGGAACTGGGCCGAGACATCGACGCTGAGGAAGCGCAGCATCTCACGCGGCCTGAAGATCTGCGGGATCGGGGGCAGCCCGTCCCCGACTTCAACGACGCGTCCCCCCGGGCCAGAGATGCCTATGGGGCGACCCGATTCGGCGAACAACTCTGGACTGCCGCACGGCTGATTGAACGCGGTTCACAATACTTGTTGGTCAACACGTTCGATCAAATCGAAGGCCAGCGGACCTGGGACGCGCACGGCGACCCGCAAATTGGTCCGGCGACGGTGTTCGATTATCGCGACTCCCTCGGTCCGCAGTTTGATCTAGCCCTCGCCGCCCTGATTGATGACCTGCAAAGCTCCGGACTGTGGCAGCAGACGCTCATCATCTGTGCTGGCGAGATGGGGCGGACTCCGAAAGTGAATGAAGAGGGCGGTCGCGACCACTGGACTCGCGCCTGGTCGGGACTTCTGGCTGGCGGAATGCTGTCCGGCGGTCAGGTGATTGGAGAAACCGACGAACATGGCGAAGAGGTTCTGAGCGATCCAATGCCGGTCTCGCAGTTGCCGTTCATGGCCTTGCAGTTTCTCGGCTTGAACTCAGAGACTCATGCCGAATCGCTCGCGACAACCCGTCTTGCCCCGCCGCTCGCCGAGAAGGCCTGA
- the hemA gene encoding glutamyl-tRNA reductase, with product MNVQVVCCNHQTADLTVREQLAFASPDMLERAYQELRIRFPRSEHVVVSTCNRVELYTAQEDPADAPTHFQLAEFFADFHQLPLESLLNQLLEFQGSEAVQHLFEVASSIDSMVLGESQIVNQIKSAFDAAIKTDANGPLTSALFQRALAVSGRVRTETRLSEGKVSIASVAVGEFGKSIFDRFDDKTVLVVGAGEMATETLVYLQGEGVREILVCNRNLERAQRVASQFSGQAKAWEHLSHCLAVADVIVCTTGAERPVITAEMMRQVRRQSGPRPLFILDLGAPRDVEPAVGNLDDGIFLYDIDDLEATCDRNRKKRVQEIDRARVIIAEETAKFMQDVYHKATGPIVKRLREHWEEISRQELEILFRKLPELDDRERLAIEKSIYRIVNKLLHPPLETLREEARSGPPHGMIDVIKRLFRLRD from the coding sequence ATGAACGTCCAAGTCGTCTGCTGTAACCATCAGACCGCCGATTTAACGGTGCGGGAGCAACTGGCGTTTGCCTCTCCGGACATGCTGGAACGCGCCTATCAGGAACTGCGCATCCGCTTTCCCCGATCGGAACATGTGGTGGTCTCGACCTGTAATCGGGTCGAACTCTACACCGCACAGGAAGACCCCGCCGACGCCCCTACGCACTTTCAACTGGCCGAGTTCTTTGCCGACTTCCATCAACTGCCGCTGGAATCGCTGCTGAATCAACTGCTGGAGTTTCAGGGTTCCGAAGCGGTGCAGCATTTGTTCGAAGTCGCCTCGAGCATCGACAGCATGGTGCTCGGCGAAAGCCAGATCGTCAACCAGATCAAGTCGGCCTTTGATGCGGCGATCAAGACGGACGCCAATGGGCCGCTCACCAGCGCCCTGTTTCAACGGGCGCTGGCCGTCTCAGGTCGGGTGCGGACAGAAACCCGGCTTTCCGAGGGGAAGGTTTCGATTGCCAGCGTGGCTGTCGGCGAGTTCGGCAAAAGCATCTTCGACCGGTTTGACGACAAGACGGTCCTGGTCGTCGGCGCCGGGGAGATGGCGACCGAGACGCTGGTCTACCTGCAAGGAGAAGGGGTTCGCGAAATTCTGGTCTGCAACCGGAATCTGGAACGGGCGCAACGGGTGGCGAGCCAGTTTTCCGGTCAGGCCAAAGCCTGGGAACATCTGTCGCACTGTCTGGCAGTCGCGGATGTGATCGTCTGCACCACGGGGGCCGAGAGACCTGTCATCACCGCCGAGATGATGCGACAGGTACGGCGACAGAGTGGTCCGCGGCCGTTGTTCATTCTCGATCTGGGGGCGCCCCGCGACGTCGAACCGGCGGTTGGCAATCTCGACGACGGCATCTTCCTCTACGACATCGACGATCTCGAGGCGACCTGCGACCGCAATCGCAAAAAACGAGTCCAGGAAATCGACCGGGCTCGGGTGATCATCGCGGAAGAGACCGCGAAGTTCATGCAGGACGTGTACCACAAGGCGACCGGGCCGATTGTGAAGCGGCTGCGTGAGCACTGGGAAGAAATCAGCCGGCAGGAACTGGAAATCCTGTTCCGCAAGCTGCCGGAACTGGATGATCGGGAGCGGCTGGCGATCGAAAAGTCGATCTACCGGATCGTGAACAAGCTGCTGCATCCCCCGCTGGAAACGCTGCGGGAGGAAGCCCGCAGCGGCCCTCCGCACGGCATGATCGATGTGATCAAACGTCTGTTTCGCCTGCGCGATTGA
- a CDS encoding 3-keto-disaccharide hydrolase: MSQRRRIFTTAACALALIVIQRPVCAEEALPGVVINGTEPGWKTLTLDDFTAANCDPDTWSMRDGMIHCTGQPIGVVRSKDQFTNLELMVEWRHEKSGGNSGVFMWASPEALENLPRNKLPPGGIEIQILDHGYTELYEKSSGKKGDWFTTNGDVFPVGRSKMKPFPPLSPSGERSFPTKQLSKGIGEWNHYYVRAINGEVRLWVNGTEVSGGNNCQPATGYLCLESEGAPIDFRNLKVRVLP; encoded by the coding sequence ATGTCTCAGCGGCGGCGGATTTTCACAACGGCAGCTTGCGCTTTGGCGCTGATCGTGATTCAACGTCCCGTTTGCGCAGAAGAGGCGTTGCCGGGGGTGGTCATTAATGGGACTGAGCCGGGTTGGAAGACGCTCACGCTCGACGACTTCACCGCGGCCAACTGCGACCCTGACACGTGGTCGATGCGAGATGGAATGATTCACTGCACCGGCCAGCCGATCGGCGTCGTGCGTTCCAAGGATCAGTTCACCAATCTGGAACTCATGGTGGAATGGCGGCACGAGAAGTCAGGCGGGAACTCAGGCGTGTTTATGTGGGCGAGCCCCGAGGCCCTGGAAAATCTGCCGCGGAATAAACTCCCGCCGGGCGGCATCGAGATTCAGATTCTCGATCACGGCTACACCGAACTTTATGAGAAAAGCTCAGGCAAGAAGGGGGACTGGTTCACCACTAACGGCGACGTCTTCCCGGTCGGGCGATCCAAGATGAAACCGTTTCCCCCGCTCTCGCCCAGCGGGGAACGGAGCTTCCCCACCAAACAGCTCAGCAAGGGGATCGGGGAATGGAATCACTACTACGTTCGGGCGATCAACGGCGAAGTCCGGCTGTGGGTGAACGGAACCGAAGTTTCCGGCGGCAACAACTGCCAGCCGGCGACGGGGTATCTGTGCCTGGAATCCGAAGGGGCGCCGATTGACTTTCGCAATCTGAAAGTCCGCGTTTTGCCGTGA
- a CDS encoding 3-hydroxyacyl-ACP dehydratase FabZ family protein, whose translation MPAEPLYDYKRFNYEKPMFTIDDIRKVNPQRHEMEQLSGVVYVDTEKHGLIGFKDVTDDEFWIQGHMPGFPLMPGVMLCEAAAQLAGFYARKYDILKAGDYLGFGGMNDVRFRYPVYPGSRLIICARTTKVREGRMAQFEFQGFVNDVQVFNGEMIGVPISRER comes from the coding sequence ATGCCTGCCGAGCCCCTGTACGACTACAAGCGTTTCAACTACGAAAAGCCGATGTTCACCATCGATGACATTCGCAAGGTGAATCCGCAGCGTCACGAGATGGAACAGTTGTCGGGCGTCGTCTATGTCGACACGGAAAAGCACGGGCTGATCGGCTTCAAAGACGTCACGGACGACGAATTCTGGATTCAGGGTCACATGCCCGGCTTCCCGCTGATGCCGGGCGTGATGCTCTGTGAAGCGGCTGCGCAGCTGGCCGGCTTTTATGCCCGCAAGTACGACATTCTCAAGGCGGGAGACTATCTCGGATTCGGCGGGATGAACGACGTGCGTTTCCGCTACCCGGTGTATCCCGGCAGCCGGCTGATTATCTGTGCCCGGACCACCAAGGTGCGCGAGGGACGCATGGCGCAGTTCGAATTTCAGGGATTCGTCAACGACGTACAAGTGTTCAACGGCGAAATGATCGGCGTGCCGATCAGCCGCGAACGCTGA
- a CDS encoding metal ABC transporter permease: MAGLGTRCRRLAVPAVAVLLVTAAMTLCGPSVMAAEGDVEGHTLSRVLLLQDAQTRIVLVGTVLLGICGGLVGVFMLLRKRALIGDVVGHAALPGIAIAFIVSESFAPGTGKNLPALVLGAFLSGLAGALCVMLIDRYSRIRSDAALAITLSLFYGLGAALLTVIQRMPTASSAGLSSYLNGKTASLVASDVQTFAIAAAVLSVLTLVLFKEFALLCFDEDYAASGGWPVRFLDALLIGMVVAVTIVGMQTVGLILIVAILIIPAASAQFWTNDLRRMTAISAALGAISCGAGTFISALAPRLAAGPVIVLCGSALFIVSLVAGRKHGAIWRWLESRRLQRRIGRHDLLRAIYEKIEAAQANDDVSEFKLLSARMSRSELLPLRSWTPKELRRILSQAVERDLLEVLPDARYQLTPDGAALARRAVRNHRLWELYLITYADTAPANADYDADRIEHILGADLVRELEQRLRQQNAISVPASPHTLHPPAT, from the coding sequence ATGGCCGGTTTGGGGACAAGATGCCGTCGACTCGCAGTGCCAGCGGTCGCAGTGCTGCTTGTGACGGCCGCGATGACGCTCTGTGGTCCATCCGTCATGGCTGCCGAAGGTGACGTCGAAGGTCACACTCTCAGTCGAGTGCTGCTGCTGCAGGATGCCCAGACCAGAATTGTGCTGGTGGGAACGGTGCTGCTGGGGATCTGCGGCGGACTGGTTGGCGTGTTCATGCTGTTGCGGAAGCGGGCGCTGATCGGCGATGTCGTGGGGCATGCAGCGCTGCCGGGCATCGCGATCGCGTTTATCGTGAGTGAGTCGTTCGCGCCGGGAACTGGGAAGAACCTGCCTGCGCTGGTGCTGGGGGCGTTCCTGTCTGGATTGGCCGGCGCGTTGTGCGTCATGTTGATCGACCGGTATTCCCGTATTCGGTCGGATGCGGCATTGGCGATCACGCTGAGTCTTTTCTACGGGCTGGGCGCAGCGCTGCTAACGGTCATTCAAAGAATGCCGACCGCCAGCTCAGCCGGGCTGAGCAGCTATCTCAACGGCAAGACGGCGTCACTGGTGGCGTCGGATGTGCAGACGTTCGCGATCGCCGCCGCAGTTCTGAGCGTGTTGACGCTGGTGCTCTTCAAGGAGTTCGCCCTGCTCTGCTTTGATGAAGACTACGCCGCGTCCGGCGGGTGGCCTGTTCGGTTTCTGGATGCGCTGCTGATCGGCATGGTGGTCGCCGTGACCATCGTCGGCATGCAGACCGTGGGCCTGATTCTCATCGTCGCGATTCTGATTATCCCTGCGGCTTCGGCACAGTTCTGGACGAACGATCTGCGGCGGATGACCGCCATCTCGGCAGCACTCGGAGCGATTTCCTGCGGTGCCGGGACGTTCATCAGCGCGCTGGCACCGCGACTGGCGGCGGGACCGGTGATTGTCCTCTGCGGCAGTGCATTGTTTATTGTCAGTCTTGTCGCCGGACGGAAACATGGGGCGATCTGGCGCTGGCTGGAAAGCCGTCGTCTGCAGCGCCGCATCGGACGACACGATTTGCTCCGCGCCATCTACGAGAAGATTGAGGCGGCACAAGCAAACGACGATGTTTCCGAATTCAAACTGCTCAGCGCCCGCATGTCGCGCAGCGAACTCTTGCCGCTGCGGTCGTGGACTCCCAAGGAACTGCGACGCATTCTCAGTCAGGCGGTCGAACGAGATCTGCTGGAGGTGCTGCCGGATGCCCGATATCAGTTGACGCCAGACGGCGCGGCCCTGGCGCGACGGGCAGTGCGGAATCACCGTTTGTGGGAACTGTATCTGATCACCTATGCGGACACGGCGCCGGCGAACGCCGATTATGATGCCGACCGCATCGAGCACATTCTCGGAGCCGATCTCGTCCGTGAACTCGAACAGCGGTTACGGCAGCAAAATGCGATTTCGGTTCCAGCCAGCCCGCACACGCTGCACCCGCCGGCAACTTGA